One Aegilops tauschii subsp. strangulata cultivar AL8/78 chromosome 7, Aet v6.0, whole genome shotgun sequence genomic window carries:
- the LOC109736566 gene encoding sphinganine C4-monooxygenase 1-like, with translation MELVFSDEALAIVVPIAAYWVYSGMYMALGRSMDQYRLHPREEERNKNLVSKRDVVKGVLLQQLVQAAVAAAIFTLRGESTGTAAGEARQRTTWATCLTVAMQIVVGMSMLDGWQYAWHRYMHRNKFLYRHVHSWHHRLVVPYAFGAQYNHPVEGLLLDTVGGVLAFLASGMSPRVSIFFFTLCTVKGVDDHCGLWLPGNVFRLCFWNNTLYHDVHHQPRASRYNFSQPFFVTWDKVFGTHMPYVVEHRPQGGLLVRPMEALN, from the exons ATGGAGCTCGTATTCTCTGATGAAGCGTTGGCCATTGTCGTCCCCATAGCTGCCTACTGGGTCTACTCCGGCATGTACATGGCGCTTGGACGGTCCATGGACCAGTACAGGCTACACCCAAGGGAGGAGGAGCGCAACAAGAACCTGGTGTCCAAGCGCGACGTCGTCAAGGGCGTCCTCCTCCAGCAGCTCGTGcaggccgccgtcgccgccgccattTTCACG CTTCGAGGCGAAAGCACCGGGACGGCCGCCGGCGAAGCACGGCAGCGGACGACCTGGGCCACGTGCCTGACGGTGGCGATGCAGATCGTGGTGGGCATGTCCATGCTGGACGGGTGGCAGTACGCGTGGCACCGGTACATGCACCGCAACAAGTTCCTGTACCGGCACGTCCACTCGTGGCACCACCGCCTCGTCGTGCCCTACGCCTTCGGTGCACAGTAcaaccaccccgtggagggcctCCTCCTCGACACCGTCGGCGGCGTGCTCGCCTTCCTCGCCTCCGGCATGTCGCCCCGCGtctccatcttcttcttcacgcTCTGCACCGTCAAGGGCGTGGACGACCACTGCGGCCTGTGGCTGCCGGGGAACGTGTTCCGCCTCTGCTTCTGGAACAACACGTTGTACCACGACGTCCACCATCAGCCGCGCGCTAGCAGATACAACTTCTCGCAGCCCTTCTTTGTGACGTGGGACAAGGTGTTTGGGACGCACATGCCCTATGTGGTCGAGCACAGGCCCCAAGGAGGCCTCCTCGTGCGGCCCATGGAAGCCCTTAACTAA